Proteins encoded together in one Pogoniulus pusillus isolate bPogPus1 chromosome 18, bPogPus1.pri, whole genome shotgun sequence window:
- the LOC135183500 gene encoding cytochrome c oxidase assembly factor 6 homolog, with product MSAPTMEERKACWGARDEFWQCLDRHADDASQCEKLRLSFESRCPQQWVKYFDKRRDFLKYKKKLETEGYHPPETAGKA from the exons ATGTCGGCGCCGACgatggaggagaggaaggcCTGCTGGGGGGCCCGGGACGAGTTCTGGCAGTGCTTGGATAGGCATGCGGACGATGCATCCCAGTGCGAGAAGCTGCGGCTGTCCTTCGAGTCACGGTGTCCGCAGCAGTGG GTTAAATACTTTGACAAAAGAAGAGACTTTCTGAAATATAAAAAGAAGCTTGAAACAGAAGGGTATCATCCTCCAGAAACTGCTGGAAAGGCTTAG